The genomic DNA TCCAACATGAAATGAACAAATGAGATCATAAACTCCTTTTTTTGGCATTAGATCTAAAAAATCGTAGCCATTAATGCTTTTAAAACGAATATGATCAACAATTGATGTTATTTCAGAAGGTCCTGAATTGATTGAAACAACCTTAAAAACAGCATTGCTTTTTATTCTACTAACAAAAAAACCTCCATATTGTTGAATTTTAGAGAAAATTTTTAGAGAATAGTATCCCAGGTCGTTTATTAGGAGAATATTCTCTATTTCAGGTCCAATTTTTAACATCTTAGAGTCATGAACCCTTTCTGTTGTTATAATTGCATTTTTTACTGAATTAGAAACAACACTATAAATTGCATGGATCTTTAATCCAGCAGATTCATCGCGAGAACGTGCTGCAGGATGCAATTCATAGAGTTTTTTACTAATTCGAATAATACTGCTGTCTTGAACTAAAATATCTTTGAAACCCCCTACAATTCCCTTTAAATGAGCAGGAGACTGATGAACCATTTGATCTATATAATGTTCCATCAGTGATTTCAGAAAATCTACTAATTTTAAATTAAACCGCTTCCTGAAACTTTGGCTACGAATTGAGGTTAGTATCTTTGGATTATCATCAAGGTCAATATAATGACGATGGATCTCGTCTAATGTGGGTTTCATATGACTGCTGACTCCAAAAATGAGGGTAAATATCAAAAGAACAGGATCGAGTTTCCTTTTTCTCTGCATAAATCCTGTTTCCCGAGCTGTCTTTTCAATAAAATCAAAGGTAAATTTTTGAAATACCCAAGATTTTAGGTTTTTTAGACCCTTAGAAGAAGGCTTCTTCATATTCTTTAGGTCGCCCGACGGTGCTCACCGTAGGGCGGCGCCGAAAATATATAAAGGTATCGATTTGTATTTGAAAATGTATTCTTGATAAGTAACACTGATTTTGGCTCTGTTAGGTATCAGGCCATAAAGCTGTCATGCATGAAATAAAATAATTAAAAGTCTCTTAATATTTCTCAACTCTCAATGGTTTCGAGATTTTTTCAAAGAAGAATATTTTTATAGTCCAATTCGGCATTCTGACATGACCGTATATGACCCGTATGCTGATATGTACATCAAAACCCCCTCTGGTCTTAACACAAAATTGGAAATTGCGAATCTCTCTCAAAGGATATCTCATTTACTCTATGATATTGGGTATTACAGTCACAACCTCAGGTGGGATATGTTATACCGGTTTCGGGAAGATCGGGAGATCGATGAGTCGGATATCGTATTACTAGAGGAGTTGATCTTACTTGGTGAATTTGATCTCCTTATTGAACATAACAAAATGAACGTTCCTTCTAACTTGTTGATTCAACTCTGTTCAATAATAAAATTTCTGACAAAAAAGGAATACTGTGGGAAAGCGCCTCTGCAACTTTTTCAGAAATTATTCCAATCAGGAGCTGGTTGTTTTATCCCAACCAATTTTTCTTTAATGTTCAGATTAATGCCCAGATTACCTGACACCCCGGAATATCTGGACTTTGGTTTCATCAGAAAGATGATGTATTCTCAAATGTATGCGATCGATCCAAATTGTATCACTCATTACCTGTCCGGAGCACAATTAGGAAAAGATAATTTATAAGTTCCTATCACCACCAGTTTGGGTGGGTGCTTTTTACTGATTTAATTATCTGCATGATTCCATCGGGTTCATTGACTTTTTCAATCCCTCCGGTGTATTCCTTTTTTTGTAATGCAGTCACGATGGCATGGACAGATACTGGAAGTGATGCAAGATTATATCCACCTTCAAGGACTCCGATGACATTAGGTGTGATAGAAGTAAGAATCTGTCTTGTCATGGTATAGTAACTTCCAGAACAGAGACAGAGAGAAGAGAGAGGGTCTTTTTTATGACTATCCTGTCCGGCTGATATGACAACAGCATCTGGATGAAATTGTTTTCCTGCCGGCAGGATGATCTCGGAAAAAATTTTCATATACGAATTGTGTCCGGTACCTGGAGGGACCGGTATATTGATGGTGTATCCCTCTCCCTGTCCAACTCCTGTATCCTGAATTTCTCCTGTGCCGGGATAGAGAGGAGACTGATGGATGGATGTATAGAGTACGGAAGGATCATCGTAAAATATCGATTCGGTCCCATTGCCATGATGTGCATCCCAGTCAATAATCATGATTTTTTCCATCCCATGCATCTGCAGGTATCTGGCCAGAATTGCTGCATTGTTCAGGTAGCAAAATCCTCCACCCCGGTCGGCATACGTATGGTGTCCGGGAGGACGATTGAGGACGAATGCATTCTGAGCTTCATCCTGAATAAGCATCTCACCGGCGGTTAAACAACCAAATGCGGATTTTAAGGCATGTTCGTAATGAATATCCGAATAATCAACAGAACCGGTTGTGATGATATTGTTGATATATTCCGGGGTATGGACCTGTTGGATCCACGATTCATCAAATACCCGTGGTTCAGTAAACATTTTTATGTCGTTTTTTATCAGATACTGCGCAGTAACCTTCACTCTGTCCGGACATTCCGGATAGTTTTCATGGTTTTGAAAGAGTGGTGTGTAAATAATTCCCGTTTCCATAATTCACCTCTTTTTTCCCATCCGGGAGCAACACCACTCCATTTGCGGGATGATTATTTGAACTGAAGCCATAAAATGAGGATTATTTTGTAGGTGGACAGAAATTTTTCAGAAGTATTAATAATTATTGATTTCTTGAACCATACCTACAATTCCTATTGTTTTTTGTAGCGAATCTCTTTAAATCTGATTTGCATTGTAAGATTCGATACAATGCGGGGTGATAAACAAAGAGGCGAATGTTCATGAATCGTTATCGGATTTTATTCTGCATAAACAGATTGGTCTCATGAATAGGGGACAGGAATGTGTGGCACGTGAACGCTCTGAATTACATGCTACCCTGAATTATTGCCGGAGGAAAAAGATGGAAAATATCCCGAATCAGGAAGGACAATGCTGGATTGATTATCTGCTTACCCGGATAACTGATCTTATCAAAATTCAAGAGTATGAACGTGCTCTCCCTATAGCAGAGCAGGCTCTTTTAATGCTGCCTGACAATCCAGATCTCATCTATCTGGCTTCAACCATCTATCAAAATCTTAATAAATTCGTAAAGCAGCTTCGTTTACTTGAAAGATTACGCGATATCAGACCTTTTGACCAGGATAGACGATCAGCTCTTGGCAGAAGTCTCATGTTCCAGGGGTATTATTATTCTGCTCTTTCAGTGATGAGTCATTTTGACATGATGTCAAACGAACTGGCAGGGTATAACAAGGTATTCATGCATTATTGCAAGGCATGTATTGGGGATACACAATCAGTTATCGAGTACTGTGACTGTTGTTTTGAAGATTATCAGGATGAGCCCGATGCAGCCAGCTTTCTTGCGATCATTCGTGCCCTGAAAGTTATGTCTCTTATTCAGAATCAGGAGAATGAAGCTGCTAATAGTCTTGCTTGTTCGATCGATGAGGAATTTGACAAGACGCTATTTGTGGCTTATGCCAAAGGAATTGCAGCCAGAGAAAATAATAATCTTGCTGCGGCTGAAAGGTTCCTCCGGCTTGCATGCACGAGCAATCAACGAGATATGCGGGCGAGGAAAGAACTGGCTGATCTTCTTTCCGTGCTTGGACACCATGATGCAGCAGCTAATATTCGAAAGGAGATAACCGGTTTTTTTGGTCCTTTTGATGATCATGAAAATCCACTATACAGAGCAAAAGAATTCATAAAATCAGGAAATTTTGATGAAGCTGAGAGATATCTCTTATGGGTTCATGAGCAGCAACCTGATCGGAATGACCTCATTCTTCCCATGATATCATTGTGCAATTTCACCGACCGGTATGATTCAGTTATTTCATATGCTGATTCTCTTGAAACAACTCCATACGCCTGGAAATCAGGATATCTGAAGGCATCTGCATATTATTCTGCTGGTGATGCCATGGGAGCAATCCGGTGCCTTATAGCCGCCATAGCCCGGGATCGAATATTTTCGCTCATTACTATACTGAATATGAGGATTGAAGGCTATTTCAGAGATCCGGATATTTTTGATCCTGACGGAATGGCTTTGATGATATTTTGCACTGATGGATATGATTCGGCTATTCCTCTCTTTGAAATGTTAGTCGATACAAATCCGGATATTTTAGAATACCGTGCATTCCTGGTATATTGCTACATTCTGGAAGATAAAAATACAGATGCTGCTATCTGTTCAGAACGATTATCTATGTCAGATGATCCGGATCTGTGTATGGTCCGGGCCCTTGCCCTCAGAGCGGCTGGTTGTCTGGATGAGGCTAAACAGGTGACGGAGAAGACCAGAAAGAGGTATCCGGATTATCTACCTGCCCTGAATATGTATGTCCGTATTTTGGTTGATCTGGATCTGTATAGATCCGCATATTTCGAACTTCTCTCGTATCAGGATGTTCTTCTGTCAGAAGCCCCTCTCATGGAGGTTTTCATCCGGTGCCTTATTCATTCTGGAGATTTCCTTGAAGCTGCTACTTCAGCCTTTCGTCTCATCATGGCCAATCCTGACAGGCCTTTGGAATTTTTCTTTCTGGCACAGACCTTTATGCATGATGGCTATACTGATGCTGCATTGTATGCTATTCGTGAGAGTTTTCGATTTAGCGGGTTTAATTCAAAGACATTGCGGCTGTATGTCAAGCTTCTGCTTCAGGCAGCATCTCCTCAGGAAGCCTCGATTTTTTTCTCTGAATGTGATGATTATTTCCCCGAACAGTCCTGAAGTCCGGTATCTGAAGAACGCAGCTGCACTTCTCTCGGGTGAGAATTCTTCTGACGAATCTGTTGAAGAACGTGTGGTCCGGATATTTCAGACTGAAAACGGAATTTTTCGCGGTTATATTGGTGAATATAGAAATGCAGTCGGAATGCTCACAGAAGAGATAAAGAAGAATCCTGCTGATTATTCGCTTCGTGTTGCGTTAGCACGGGTCCTATTTGAACTCAGGCAGGACAGAGAAGGATTTCATCAGTTATCAATGGCGATAGAGAACGGAGAGGAAGACAATGAAACTCTGGAATTGATGAATGCAGCATTGAATGCACTCAGTCTAAACTGTTTCATTGATGAGTATAAGCGGATATCTCAGGGTGATGTGGTAAGGTTTGCTAAACTGGTGTATGAGCAGGCTGTCCGCCAGAACAGGTTCGGAGTTAGGAGACAGGCGATTGACGTCTGCAGGTTCCTGACAGGTCTTTCATCATCAGATCCAGCAGTTCTGAGTATCAAGGCCGATGCATGTCGTATACTCGGAGATCTTGAGGAGGATCCGGAGAGGTATGAACAGGGGATAGCACTATACAATGAGCTGCTTTCAGATGATCCTGATAATGCCCGGTACCTGGCATATAAAGGGCTTCTTTTAGATAATCTTTCCAGGTATGAGGAAGCTGAGGATGTTCTCGTCCGTGCTCTGGAGCTTAATCCCGATTCGGGTGTTGCAAATTCAGCTCTGTGTTGGTGTCTGGCAGCTATCGGACGATACCAGGAAGCGTTATTGTATGGCAACAAAGCCACGATTCAAATCCCTGATGATTGGGGAGCCTGGAACAATCGGGGACTTGCTAAACTAGGACTTGAAGATTTTGAAGGGGCGGTATCAGATTTCAAACAGGCAATCAGGTGTCATCCGGGAGAGCTAATCCCGAGGAATAATCTCTGTGAGGCTCTCCTCTCTCTTGATGATGCTGATGCCCAGGATGCTTTTGTGGATCTTTTGTTCAGATTCGGGTACATGGCATTTCCTGTTAAAGAGGTGGAGGAGTCATGGAGTGTTCCGGGTTTGAACCGGGATCACAGAACCATTACCGGCTATATGGATGGGTATTGGTGAGCATATTACGTCAGTATTTTTGAGGAGGTGATAATCATGGATATATTTGGATTCTGGCTGCATCAGGCGTTAGGTCTGCATCTGCAGGAGGAAGAAGAAAGAAAGGAGAAGGAGAGAAAGAAGCGAGAGGAAGAAGAGAAGAAGATGAGGTGGTACCATGACAAACGATGATAAAACAAACGGGAAGAATATGGAAGAATATAAAGCGACTCCTGTATCTGATGCAGGGGGCGAAATGGGCCGGACGAATGCAGATGAAGATGTCAGGCTTGATATCACGGTTATTCTGGACCGGTCAGGTTCCATGGATCCCATCTGTGATGACGCTATTGGATCATTTAATGCATTTCTTAAAGCCAGGAAGGATAGCAATCCAAATTCACTCATGACAGTTGTGCTCTTTGATGATGAGTACCTTGTCAGAGAAGTGGGTGTGCCAATTCAAGCAGTTCAACCATTGAATGACCGGACATATGTTCCACGGGGGAACACTGCTCTTTTTGATGCTATCGGAAAGACAATA from Methanospirillum hungatei JF-1 includes the following:
- a CDS encoding IS4-like element ISMhu6 family transposase, producing the protein MKKPSSKGLKNLKSWVFQKFTFDFIEKTARETGFMQRKRKLDPVLLIFTLIFGVSSHMKPTLDEIHRHYIDLDDNPKILTSIRSQSFRKRFNLKLVDFLKSLMEHYIDQMVHQSPAHLKGIVGGFKDILVQDSSIIRISKKLYELHPAARSRDESAGLKIHAIYSVVSNSVKNAIITTERVHDSKMLKIGPEIENILLINDLGYYSLKIFSKIQQYGGFFVSRIKSNAVFKVVSINSGPSEITSIVDHIRFKSINGYDFLDLMPKKGVYDLICSFHVGDKRINKIKTPIFQEFRVICTWNPLTEKWHLYITNISKELFSADDIYDLYRFRWVIELIFKELKGDYDLGKMFLGNEPMAFIHIYSMLLRFIISRDLFSWIVSTSRKNDKGKYTPMLWSKVFSEKGLEFLSVLNQNLFGKGNVNKRWVKLEKSLRHLAKSRNIKETLSLKFSEIL
- a CDS encoding histone deacetylase family protein; protein product: METGIIYTPLFQNHENYPECPDRVKVTAQYLIKNDIKMFTEPRVFDESWIQQVHTPEYINNIITTGSVDYSDIHYEHALKSAFGCLTAGEMLIQDEAQNAFVLNRPPGHHTYADRGGGFCYLNNAAILARYLQMHGMEKIMIIDWDAHHGNGTESIFYDDPSVLYTSIHQSPLYPGTGEIQDTGVGQGEGYTINIPVPPGTGHNSYMKIFSEIILPAGKQFHPDAVVISAGQDSHKKDPLSSLCLCSGSYYTMTRQILTSITPNVIGVLEGGYNLASLPVSVHAIVTALQKKEYTGGIEKVNEPDGIMQIIKSVKSTHPNWW
- a CDS encoding tetratricopeptide repeat protein; translated protein: MNRGQECVARERSELHATLNYCRRKKMENIPNQEGQCWIDYLLTRITDLIKIQEYERALPIAEQALLMLPDNPDLIYLASTIYQNLNKFVKQLRLLERLRDIRPFDQDRRSALGRSLMFQGYYYSALSVMSHFDMMSNELAGYNKVFMHYCKACIGDTQSVIEYCDCCFEDYQDEPDAASFLAIIRALKVMSLIQNQENEAANSLACSIDEEFDKTLFVAYAKGIAARENNNLAAAERFLRLACTSNQRDMRARKELADLLSVLGHHDAAANIRKEITGFFGPFDDHENPLYRAKEFIKSGNFDEAERYLLWVHEQQPDRNDLILPMISLCNFTDRYDSVISYADSLETTPYAWKSGYLKASAYYSAGDAMGAIRCLIAAIARDRIFSLITILNMRIEGYFRDPDIFDPDGMALMIFCTDGYDSAIPLFEMLVDTNPDILEYRAFLVYCYILEDKNTDAAICSERLSMSDDPDLCMVRALALRAAGCLDEAKQVTEKTRKRYPDYLPALNMYVRILVDLDLYRSAYFELLSYQDVLLSEAPLMEVFIRCLIHSGDFLEAATSAFRLIMANPDRPLEFFFLAQTFMHDGYTDAALYAIRESFRFSGFNSKTLRLYVKLLLQAASPQEASIFFSECDDYFPEQS
- a CDS encoding tetratricopeptide repeat protein, which codes for MIISPNSPEVRYLKNAAALLSGENSSDESVEERVVRIFQTENGIFRGYIGEYRNAVGMLTEEIKKNPADYSLRVALARVLFELRQDREGFHQLSMAIENGEEDNETLELMNAALNALSLNCFIDEYKRISQGDVVRFAKLVYEQAVRQNRFGVRRQAIDVCRFLTGLSSSDPAVLSIKADACRILGDLEEDPERYEQGIALYNELLSDDPDNARYLAYKGLLLDNLSRYEEAEDVLVRALELNPDSGVANSALCWCLAAIGRYQEALLYGNKATIQIPDDWGAWNNRGLAKLGLEDFEGAVSDFKQAIRCHPGELIPRNNLCEALLSLDDADAQDAFVDLLFRFGYMAFPVKEVEESWSVPGLNRDHRTITGYMDGYW
- a CDS encoding vWA domain-containing protein, translating into MTNDDKTNGKNMEEYKATPVSDAGGEMGRTNADEDVRLDITVILDRSGSMDPICDDAIGSFNAFLKARKDSNPNSLMTVVLFDDEYLVREVGVPIQAVQPLNDRTYVPRGNTALFDAIGKTIRTIEERTHEDEEVMVAILTDGQENASVEYTLEQIRSLIIEKEAKDWDFVYLSADPSAFDDGKAMGFQASKMAMYKKEEMHEAYAHMDEMLAMKLSKARDIKIMKRRMRGNVEEDKMYQ